One region of Rhodospirillales bacterium genomic DNA includes:
- the recN gene encoding DNA repair protein RecN, producing the protein MLTRLSIHDVVLIDRLDLDFQGFLSVLTGETGAGKSILLDALGLALGARGDSALIRSGATRAQVSAEFDVSPVHPGLALMEDRDLDAATPVILRRILGADGRSRAYVNDQPISIGFLSELGDTLAEIHGQHETRGLLNPTTHRTLLDVYGNHEKYLQKTSLTWSALEAARTAEHEARELLEAASRDQEFLRHAVTEIETFAPEPGEEASLADERRFLSSSAKLAQALISARESLERDGGIEGAISGALIALEKVRDDAGGRFDAAITALERASLESTEAFGEMNAIDGLNADPGKLSQVEDRLFGLRALARKYDVSPDDLADHGRTLAERLSAIDNSGATLEQLAQDTQSALKNYDGAANALSAARKKAASRLDKATMAELPPLKLEKAIFKTGLTPLDEADYGPFGHERVGFEITTNPGSEPGPLHRVASGGELARIMLALRVVLAGGGTVPTLIFDEVDAGISGATADAVGVRLAQLSADLQILVITHSPQVAARGAQHFRVAKQSDKKDTTTVVEHLNIDDRREEVARMLAGKDITPEARAAADKLLAAGG; encoded by the coding sequence ATGCTCACGCGCCTGTCAATCCACGATGTGGTCCTTATTGACCGACTTGACCTGGATTTCCAAGGATTCCTCAGCGTATTAACGGGTGAAACCGGGGCGGGGAAATCAATTTTGCTGGATGCATTGGGGTTGGCGCTCGGTGCTCGGGGCGACAGCGCCCTGATCCGCAGTGGCGCAACCCGCGCACAGGTCAGCGCCGAATTTGATGTTTCTCCGGTCCATCCGGGCCTTGCCCTCATGGAAGACCGTGATCTGGATGCCGCGACGCCCGTGATCCTGCGCCGCATTCTGGGGGCTGATGGCCGATCGCGGGCATACGTCAACGACCAACCGATCAGCATCGGCTTTCTGTCTGAACTGGGTGACACGCTGGCTGAAATTCATGGCCAACATGAAACAAGGGGGCTTTTGAATCCCACCACCCACAGAACGCTTCTGGATGTCTATGGGAATCACGAAAAATATTTGCAAAAAACATCTCTCACATGGTCTGCATTAGAAGCCGCCCGAACAGCCGAACATGAAGCCCGTGAATTGCTAGAGGCTGCAAGCCGCGATCAGGAATTTCTGCGCCATGCGGTGACAGAAATTGAAACCTTTGCACCCGAACCCGGCGAAGAAGCCAGCCTAGCCGATGAACGGCGCTTTCTTTCATCAAGCGCGAAGCTTGCACAAGCGCTGATCAGCGCACGGGAAAGTCTGGAACGCGATGGCGGCATCGAAGGTGCCATCAGTGGTGCTTTGATTGCCCTGGAAAAGGTCCGTGATGACGCTGGTGGGCGTTTTGATGCAGCTATTACAGCCCTAGAACGCGCCAGCCTGGAATCCACGGAAGCCTTCGGAGAAATGAATGCCATCGACGGCCTGAATGCAGACCCGGGCAAGCTTTCCCAAGTCGAAGACCGGCTGTTTGGCCTGCGCGCATTGGCGCGAAAATATGACGTCAGCCCCGATGATCTGGCCGATCACGGACGCACATTGGCAGAACGCCTTAGTGCAATCGATAATTCCGGTGCAACCCTTGAACAACTGGCACAGGACACGCAATCGGCCCTGAAAAACTACGATGGGGCTGCCAATGCACTCAGTGCCGCCCGCAAGAAGGCGGCAAGCCGTCTGGACAAAGCCACAATGGCCGAATTGCCCCCCCTTAAACTTGAAAAAGCCATCTTCAAAACGGGCTTAACCCCCTTGGATGAAGCCGATTATGGGCCTTTTGGGCACGAACGGGTGGGCTTTGAAATCACCACCAATCCCGGCAGTGAACCGGGGCCTTTGCACCGCGTCGCATCAGGCGGGGAACTGGCCCGTATCATGCTGGCACTCCGCGTTGTTCTGGCCGGGGGCGGCACGGTGCCGACGCTAATATTTGACGAAGTGGATGCAGGTATTTCCGGTGCCACCGCCGATGCCGTTGGCGTGCGTTTGGCACAGTTGAGTGCCGATTTACAAATTTTGGTCATCACCCATTCCCCACAGGTCGCAGCCCGGGGGGCGCAACATTTCCGCGTCGCCAAGCAATCAGATAAGAAAGACACCACCACCGTGGTTGAACACCTGAACATTGATGACCGACGCGAAGAAGTCGCCCGCATGCTGGCAGGCAAAGACATCACCCCCGAAGCCCGCGCCGCCGCTGACAAATTGTTGGCAGCCGGAGGGTGA
- a CDS encoding outer membrane protein assembly factor BamD codes for MHQSGRSHRFATAIAAAIALGAMLILGGCSTPPPEIKPDATPESLYNTGMTIMTRQSYSDAVKYFNEVERQHPYSIWANKSTLMTAYSRYQVGRYDDAIIALDRFIHLHPGSRDIAYAYYLRALCYYEEISDVHRDQKVTYRAQEALDEVIRRFPKSKFARDALLKRDLTNDQVAGQKMSVGRWYQKTNQHIAAINRFQSVIKKYQTTSHIPEALHRLTESYIVLGLDEEAKKSASVLGHNFPGSEWYIDSYAIMTGIDPRQARKKIADKKRGWLGRTWHSIF; via the coding sequence ATGCACCAATCGGGGAGAAGCCATCGCTTTGCCACAGCCATTGCCGCAGCCATTGCCCTTGGGGCAATGCTGATTTTAGGAGGCTGTAGCACCCCGCCTCCTGAAATCAAACCCGACGCCACCCCGGAATCGCTTTACAACACCGGCATGACCATCATGACCCGCCAGAGCTATTCTGATGCCGTGAAATACTTCAATGAAGTTGAAAGACAGCATCCCTATTCGATCTGGGCCAACAAATCGACCCTGATGACGGCCTATAGCCGGTATCAGGTAGGGCGCTATGATGATGCCATCATCGCCCTTGACCGGTTTATTCACCTACACCCGGGAAGCCGCGACATTGCCTATGCCTATTACCTGCGCGCGCTTTGCTATTACGAAGAAATATCCGATGTGCACCGGGATCAGAAAGTCACCTACCGCGCCCAAGAAGCCCTTGATGAAGTGATCCGCCGCTTCCCCAAATCCAAATTCGCCCGGGATGCCCTGTTAAAGCGTGATCTCACCAATGATCAGGTTGCCGGTCAGAAAATGTCTGTGGGCCGATGGTACCAAAAAACCAACCAGCATATTGCTGCCATCAACCGCTTTCAGTCCGTCATCAAAAAATACCAGACGACATCACATATTCCCGAAGCCCTGCATCGGCTGACCGAAAGCTATATTGTGCTCGGTCTTGATGAAGAAGCCAAAAAAAGCGCTTCCGTGCTCGGCCACAATTTTCCGGGAAGTGAATGGTACATCGATAGCTATGCCATTATGACCGGCATTGACCCCCGCCAAGCCAGAAAAAAGATCGCCGATAAAAAACGCGGCTGGCTTGGGCGGACTTGGCACTCAATTTTCTAG
- a CDS encoding UDP-3-O-acyl-N-acetylglucosamine deacetylase, whose translation MVNYVKQTTLSNAIGCSGIGLHTGAHISMTICPAEPDTGIRFKRTDISGGQAIIDAHWRNVVPSQLCSAIANDADVTIKTIEHLMAAFAGLGVDNALVEINGPEVPIMDGSAAPFVFLIECAGIKEQDQNRRVLKVLKPVSVTDGDRQASIMPGENFSIEFDIEFESKAVSSQSYAIEFVNGNFKNEVGNARTFGFEHEVAALRQAGMLLGGSLDNAVVVSGDKILNDSGLRYSDEFVRHKILDSVGDLYLAGAQIMGHFSGSRSGHAVNHLLLKTLFADPKAWALVPQRVGNTAHSDVEATLFDTAPTPAAAAGR comes from the coding sequence ATGGTGAATTACGTTAAGCAAACAACCTTAAGCAACGCCATTGGTTGTTCTGGCATCGGACTGCATACTGGTGCCCATATTTCCATGACCATCTGCCCCGCCGAACCAGACACTGGCATCCGTTTCAAACGGACCGATATTTCTGGCGGCCAAGCGATCATTGATGCGCATTGGCGCAATGTTGTCCCTTCCCAGCTTTGTTCGGCCATCGCCAATGATGCCGATGTCACCATCAAAACCATTGAACACCTGATGGCCGCCTTTGCCGGTCTTGGCGTTGATAACGCATTGGTGGAAATCAATGGCCCGGAAGTCCCAATTATGGATGGCAGTGCCGCACCGTTCGTCTTTCTGATCGAATGTGCAGGCATCAAGGAACAGGACCAGAACCGTCGCGTCCTGAAAGTCCTGAAACCCGTTTCTGTAACGGATGGTGACCGCCAGGCCAGCATCATGCCCGGCGAAAATTTCTCCATCGAATTTGATATTGAGTTCGAATCAAAGGCCGTCTCTAGCCAGTCTTATGCCATTGAATTCGTCAACGGCAATTTCAAGAACGAAGTTGGCAACGCCCGCACCTTTGGCTTTGAACACGAAGTCGCCGCGCTGCGCCAAGCCGGCATGCTGCTGGGTGGGTCGCTCGATAATGCTGTGGTCGTCAGCGGCGATAAAATTCTCAATGATTCAGGCTTGCGCTATAGCGATGAATTTGTCCGCCATAAAATTCTTGATTCCGTTGGTGATCTTTATCTTGCCGGGGCCCAGATTATGGGCCACTTCAGTGGCTCGCGTTCGGGGCATGCCGTTAATCACCTGCTATTGAAAACCCTGTTTGCCGACCCCAAAGCCTGGGCGCTGGTTCCCCAAAGGGTTGGAAATACGGCCCATAGTGATGTCGAAGCCACCCTGTTTGACACCGCCCCTACCCCAGCCGCCGCCGCTGGCCGCTGA
- the ftsZ gene encoding cell division protein FtsZ — protein MTINIKMPSPEPDLKPRITVIGVGGAGGNAVNNMIEHNLEGVEFVVGNSDAQALSQTSAERRIQLGRNITQGLGAGSRPDVGKAAAEEAIDDIIEHIQQSNMVFITAGMGGGTGTGAAPVIARASREQGILTVGVVTKPFQFEGLNRMKIAEEGIEELQHYVDTLIIIPNQNLFRIANEKTTFAQAFEMADNVLYSGVRGVTDLMVMPGLINLDFADVRQVMSEMGKAMMGTGEADCENRAIAAAEAAISNPLLDDVSMEGAKGVLINISGGDDMTLFEVDEAANRIRSEVDPNANIIFGSTFDPALDGRIRISVIATGIDAEVSAHPVPLQPISLVSDNSRRATSIMPTPETAPAPDMAPVLDLGVESKIADTPAPAPAPQATPGIDLEGINQPFMPPAPVEAPRTSMDMTAIRKPDPMAEADIVNAGTTTEKPATRPSLFERVTGSGRAKALKAEQIARTIPAPTPAPVAKATPAPVVPAPVVQATPAPVVPAEAAPVEIKAEIKPEARVEPVLHPRVEAPILATPEPAPMPTPAPEPQVQAEPEVQAQVQPEPQPEPKPEPQKATQQDLGGLVAKSEPHAKSATESEEDLLEIPAFLRRQAN, from the coding sequence ATGACCATAAATATAAAAATGCCGAGCCCAGAACCCGATCTTAAACCCAGAATTACCGTCATTGGCGTTGGCGGTGCCGGGGGGAATGCCGTCAACAACATGATCGAGCATAATCTCGAAGGTGTTGAATTCGTTGTTGGCAATTCCGATGCCCAGGCACTCTCCCAGACCAGCGCAGAACGCCGCATCCAGCTGGGGCGCAACATTACCCAGGGCCTGGGTGCCGGATCACGACCCGATGTCGGCAAAGCGGCCGCCGAAGAAGCCATCGATGACATCATCGAACATATCCAGCAATCAAACATGGTGTTCATCACCGCCGGCATGGGCGGGGGCACCGGAACAGGGGCGGCCCCTGTCATTGCCCGGGCATCACGCGAACAGGGCATTCTGACCGTCGGCGTTGTGACCAAGCCATTCCAGTTTGAAGGGCTGAACCGCATGAAGATTGCCGAGGAAGGGATTGAAGAACTCCAACATTACGTGGACACCCTGATTATCATTCCCAATCAGAACCTGTTCCGCATTGCCAATGAAAAGACCACCTTCGCCCAAGCCTTTGAAATGGCCGATAACGTCCTTTATTCCGGCGTACGCGGCGTGACCGACCTGATGGTCATGCCCGGCTTGATCAACCTTGATTTTGCCGATGTTCGCCAAGTCATGAGCGAAATGGGCAAAGCCATGATGGGAACCGGTGAAGCCGATTGCGAAAACCGGGCCATTGCGGCAGCTGAGGCCGCCATTTCCAACCCATTGTTAGACGATGTTTCCATGGAAGGCGCCAAAGGGGTGCTCATCAACATCAGCGGCGGCGATGACATGACGTTGTTTGAAGTCGATGAAGCAGCAAACCGCATCCGCTCAGAAGTGGACCCCAATGCCAACATCATCTTTGGCTCTACCTTCGACCCAGCCCTTGATGGCCGCATTCGTATTTCGGTCATCGCCACAGGGATTGACGCCGAAGTTTCGGCCCATCCCGTCCCCTTGCAGCCGATCAGTCTGGTCAGCGATAATTCACGCAGGGCGACATCCATCATGCCTACGCCGGAAACCGCACCCGCGCCGGACATGGCACCGGTGCTTGATCTTGGGGTTGAATCCAAAATCGCTGATACCCCAGCACCGGCACCGGCACCACAGGCCACACCCGGCATTGATCTAGAAGGGATCAATCAACCCTTTATGCCGCCTGCTCCCGTTGAAGCCCCTCGCACGTCAATGGATATGACAGCCATACGTAAGCCAGACCCCATGGCCGAAGCCGACATTGTTAATGCCGGAACGACGACAGAAAAACCGGCAACACGGCCAAGCCTGTTTGAACGGGTGACGGGAAGTGGCCGGGCAAAAGCGCTTAAAGCAGAACAAATAGCCCGAACCATCCCAGCGCCCACCCCGGCACCGGTGGCAAAAGCCACCCCAGCGCCGGTGGTACCAGCGCCCGTGGTACAAGCCACGCCTGCACCGGTGGTGCCTGCAGAAGCCGCACCGGTGGAGATCAAGGCCGAAATCAAGCCAGAGGCCAGAGTTGAACCGGTTCTGCACCCCCGTGTTGAGGCACCCATTCTAGCCACGCCGGAACCCGCCCCAATGCCAACACCGGCCCCAGAACCACAGGTTCAGGCAGAACCAGAGGTGCAGGCTCAGGTACAGCCAGAACCACAACCCGAACCTAAACCCGAACCTCAGAAGGCAACCCAGCAGGATCTGGGCGGATTGGTGGCCAAATCTGAGCCCCATGCCAAGTCGGCGACGGAATCTGAAGAAGATCTGCTTGAAATTCCGGCATTTTTGCGACGCCAGGCCAATTAA
- the ftsA gene encoding cell division protein FtsA: MKKRMAKNKNGLIAALDIGTSKIACFIAKVGDDGTIRVVGIGHHASNGVRAGIISDVEAAENAILATVHAAEQMAGETIEEVIVNLSGGAPQSEILQYDLSIAGHEVGDGDVRKVLAQGHSASQSDERELIHCIPVGYSIDGARGIRDPRGMYGERLGVNMHVVTATTGAIRTLVTCLARCRLDVADIVIAPYASGLAALVEDEANLGATVIDMGAGTTSLAVFYDGHLLHSASIPVGGTHVTSDIARGLSTPMAHAERMKTLYGNAMASGSDDREMIDVPLMGEEDRAQANHVPRSMLVGIIRPRLEETFELLRGQLEMTGYDKIAGRRVVLTGGASQLQGVTELAGSVLDKQIRLGRPLKIAGLADSTGGPAFTACAGLLAFAVRRPDEAPETTQTIGTRTGMPTGPLGRVGLWLRENF; encoded by the coding sequence ATGAAAAAACGCATGGCTAAAAATAAAAACGGCTTGATCGCAGCCCTGGATATTGGGACGTCCAAGATCGCCTGCTTCATCGCGAAAGTGGGCGATGATGGCACCATACGGGTCGTGGGCATTGGCCATCACGCATCGAACGGGGTGCGCGCGGGTATTATTTCTGATGTCGAAGCGGCAGAAAATGCCATTTTGGCCACGGTCCACGCTGCCGAACAAATGGCCGGTGAAACCATCGAAGAAGTCATCGTCAATCTTTCCGGTGGTGCCCCGCAATCCGAAATTCTTCAATACGACCTTTCCATCGCCGGACATGAAGTGGGCGATGGTGATGTCCGCAAGGTTCTGGCCCAGGGCCATAGCGCATCGCAATCTGATGAACGCGAACTAATTCATTGCATCCCCGTTGGCTATTCCATAGATGGCGCGCGCGGCATCCGCGACCCGCGCGGCATGTATGGCGAACGTCTTGGCGTCAACATGCATGTGGTCACGGCCACCACCGGGGCCATACGCACCTTGGTAACCTGCCTTGCACGATGCCGTCTGGATGTCGCTGACATTGTGATCGCGCCTTATGCTTCTGGCCTTGCCGCATTGGTTGAAGACGAAGCCAATTTAGGCGCGACCGTCATTGACATGGGGGCAGGAACCACATCTTTGGCCGTATTTTACGACGGCCACCTGTTGCACAGCGCCTCCATTCCCGTCGGCGGGACCCATGTCACCTCTGATATTGCCCGCGGCCTTTCCACACCCATGGCCCATGCCGAACGCATGAAAACGCTGTACGGCAACGCCATGGCATCGGGATCCGATGATCGCGAAATGATTGATGTGCCATTGATGGGCGAAGAAGACCGCGCCCAGGCAAACCACGTACCCCGCTCCATGTTGGTCGGAATCATCCGGCCCCGGCTGGAAGAAACATTCGAACTTCTGCGCGGGCAACTGGAAATGACCGGCTACGACAAAATTGCCGGACGTCGCGTGGTGTTAACCGGCGGTGCCAGCCAGCTTCAGGGCGTTACTGAACTGGCCGGTAGTGTTCTGGACAAACAAATTCGTCTGGGCCGGCCGCTCAAGATCGCCGGGCTGGCCGATTCCACTGGCGGGCCGGCTTTTACCGCCTGCGCCGGATTACTGGCCTTTGCTGTACGACGTCCCGATGAAGCACCTGAAACAACCCAGACAATTGGAACCCGAACTGGAATGCCGACCGGTCCATTAGGCCGGGTCGGTTTATGGCTCCGTGAAAATTTTTAA
- a CDS encoding FtsQ-type POTRA domain-containing protein, which produces MPALKRTTPTKTPKKRPKHAGRSRMWLSAAGRRKLVWSLFLMVFAVLGLGGGWFFTLGDGANVISASLEKSRRTGLDFSAQMGLRVTHVLVIGRNRVPRAKITRVLGAKQGSAILGFDPHGAKLRLEKLSWIRAATVERRLPDTLYVRLAERVPLALWQRGGRLALIDREGVVIDRNRLGAWRHLPMVVGKDAPKHAEAMIEIMRAHPKLMDATHAMIRVSKRRWDLKFNNGVIARLPEKNAARAVLKLARLVTAERILDRDIVMIDLRLADRLVVRTSPKAKSLKKKRHAHRGPSKDT; this is translated from the coding sequence ATGCCCGCGTTAAAACGCACAACGCCGACCAAAACACCTAAAAAACGCCCCAAACATGCCGGGCGTTCCCGGATGTGGTTATCGGCCGCTGGACGCAGGAAGCTGGTTTGGAGCCTCTTCCTTATGGTCTTTGCTGTTCTGGGTCTGGGTGGGGGATGGTTTTTCACCCTTGGGGACGGTGCCAATGTCATCAGCGCCAGCCTTGAAAAGAGCCGCCGCACGGGCCTCGATTTCAGTGCCCAAATGGGATTGCGGGTTACCCATGTTCTGGTCATTGGCAGGAATCGTGTTCCCCGCGCAAAAATCACCCGTGTCCTTGGGGCGAAACAAGGATCGGCCATCCTGGGCTTTGATCCCCATGGGGCCAAATTACGGCTTGAAAAACTTTCCTGGATTCGCGCTGCAACCGTAGAGCGCCGTCTGCCTGACACCCTTTATGTGCGTCTTGCTGAACGGGTGCCACTGGCACTTTGGCAACGCGGCGGCCGATTGGCCCTGATTGATCGCGAAGGGGTTGTGATTGATCGCAACCGACTGGGTGCTTGGCGTCATTTGCCAATGGTGGTTGGAAAAGATGCCCCGAAACACGCAGAGGCCATGATTGAAATCATGCGCGCCCACCCAAAATTAATGGACGCAACCCACGCCATGATCCGGGTATCAAAACGGCGCTGGGACCTGAAGTTCAACAATGGCGTCATTGCCCGGTTGCCTGAAAAAAATGCCGCACGGGCTGTTTTGAAGCTAGCCCGCCTTGTCACTGCTGAGCGCATTCTGGACCGCGACATTGTCATGATTGATTTGCGCCTTGCCGATCGGTTGGTGGTCCGAACATCGCCCAAGGCGAAGTCCCTTAAAAAGAAACGACATGCCCATCGTGGGCCAAGCAAGGACACTTGA
- a CDS encoding D-alanine--D-alanine ligase gives MTLSVAVLMGGPSVEREVSLVSGAACAKALRDLGHDVREIDVSRDLSALLTTLDPKPDVIFNALHGRFGEDGCIQGVLEFLGIPYTHSGVLASALAMDKPSARRLFTEAGLTCAEGRTAERSDVLAGTVMAPPYVVKPLGEGSSVGVHIVIDETAPPALAGEWSYGDAVLVERFIPGREIQVAVMGDEALGAIEIRPKGQFYDYQAKYTEGGAEHVMPAPLSKAAYDEALEIAQTAHDALGCKGVSRTDLRYDDTGDKPGQFYILEVNTQPGMTPLSLVPEIAAHEGISFNDLVAWMVEDATCPR, from the coding sequence ATGACCCTTTCTGTCGCTGTTCTTATGGGCGGGCCTTCTGTTGAACGTGAGGTTTCTCTGGTGTCGGGTGCTGCATGTGCGAAAGCCCTTCGCGACCTTGGCCATGACGTCCGTGAAATTGATGTCAGCCGTGATTTAAGCGCGCTGTTGACGACGCTGGACCCAAAACCAGACGTGATCTTCAATGCCTTGCACGGACGCTTTGGCGAAGACGGTTGCATTCAGGGGGTCCTTGAATTTTTAGGCATCCCCTACACCCATTCCGGGGTTCTGGCATCGGCACTGGCCATGGACAAACCCAGTGCACGACGCCTGTTTACCGAAGCAGGCCTGACCTGCGCCGAAGGCCGCACCGCAGAACGATCAGACGTTCTGGCAGGCACCGTCATGGCACCGCCTTATGTTGTCAAACCCTTGGGCGAGGGCTCCAGCGTCGGGGTTCATATTGTGATTGATGAAACGGCCCCCCCGGCACTGGCAGGGGAATGGTCTTATGGCGATGCGGTGTTGGTTGAGCGGTTTATTCCCGGTCGCGAAATTCAGGTCGCCGTCATGGGCGATGAAGCGCTGGGTGCCATTGAAATTCGCCCCAAGGGCCAGTTCTATGATTATCAGGCCAAATACACCGAAGGCGGGGCGGAACATGTGATGCCAGCCCCCCTGTCAAAGGCTGCCTACGACGAAGCGCTGGAAATTGCCCAAACGGCCCATGACGCACTTGGGTGCAAAGGGGTCAGCCGGACCGACCTTCGCTATGACGATACAGGGGATAAACCGGGCCAGTTTTACATTCTTGAGGTTAATACCCAGCCCGGAATGACCCCGCTTTCTTTGGTCCCCGAAATCGCTGCCCATGAGGGCATTTCTTTTAATGATCTTGTCGCCTGGATGGTAGAGGACGCAACATGCCCGCGTTAA
- the murB gene encoding UDP-N-acetylmuramate dehydrogenase, translating to MAAKQETDRLLDRLPPVRGRTREGADLSQVTWFRVGGPAEVMFRPKDTEDLATFLRDKPKDIGVTIIGVGSNILVRDGGIPGVVIRLGREFAAISQTDHDIIAGAGALDTNIAKFAGANAIAGLEFMAGIPGTIGGALRMNAGAYGHEIKDVLISADAIDGDGTIHTLSAADMGFTYRHVTVDEDWIFTSARFKGTPGDSKAIAEQITEIQKARTETQPVRTPTGGSTFKNPEGHKAWELIDQAGCRGLALGHARVSELHCNFLVNEGGASAAEIEALGEEVRRRVKAKTGITLEWEIRILGIPAKNGPKAIPIERAQP from the coding sequence ATGGCGGCAAAACAAGAAACGGATCGTCTTCTTGATCGCCTTCCTCCGGTCAGGGGGCGCACCCGTGAAGGGGCAGACCTCAGCCAGGTCACCTGGTTTCGCGTCGGCGGGCCAGCAGAAGTGATGTTCCGTCCCAAAGACACCGAAGACCTTGCCACGTTCCTGCGCGACAAGCCCAAAGACATTGGGGTTACCATCATTGGCGTTGGGTCCAACATTCTGGTGCGCGATGGCGGCATTCCCGGTGTGGTCATCCGGCTGGGCAGGGAATTTGCAGCCATATCCCAAACCGATCATGACATCATCGCTGGCGCCGGTGCCCTTGATACCAATATCGCCAAATTTGCAGGCGCCAACGCCATTGCCGGGCTTGAATTCATGGCAGGCATTCCCGGTACCATCGGCGGTGCCTTGCGCATGAATGCCGGTGCGTATGGCCACGAAATAAAAGACGTGCTGATTTCTGCCGATGCCATTGATGGCGATGGCACCATCCATACCCTGAGCGCTGCGGATATGGGCTTTACCTATCGCCATGTCACCGTGGACGAAGACTGGATTTTCACCTCTGCCCGGTTCAAGGGCACCCCCGGCGACAGCAAAGCCATCGCCGAACAAATCACCGAAATTCAAAAGGCCCGCACAGAGACCCAGCCCGTGCGCACGCCCACCGGCGGGTCCACCTTCAAGAACCCCGAAGGCCACAAGGCCTGGGAATTGATTGATCAGGCGGGGTGTCGTGGGCTTGCATTGGGCCATGCCCGGGTATCTGAACTGCACTGCAATTTCTTGGTCAATGAAGGCGGTGCCAGTGCCGCCGAAATTGAGGCTTTGGGCGAAGAAGTTCGCCGCCGCGTCAAGGCCAAGACCGGGATCACCCTGGAATGGGAAATTCGCATCTTGGGAATCCCTGCCAAAAATGGCCCCAAAGCCATCCCGATTGAGAGGGCACAGCCATGA
- a CDS encoding UDP-N-acetylmuramate--L-alanine ligase, producing MKALPLTIGTIHFVGIGGIGMSGIAEILHNLGYKVQGSDVSDNPNVVRLRDMGIVVHIGHDADNLGETQVVVISSAIPRDNPELEAARTRLIPIVRRAEMLAELMRLKWSIAVGGTHGKTTTTSLISAILDGAELDPTVINGGILNAYGSNARLGEGEWMVVEADESDGTFTKLPATIAVVTNIDPEHLDFYGDFDTLRTAFVSFVQNIPFYGFAALCIDHGEVQAMIPRVADRRLITYGMSPQADVRAVNVRGEAGMTHFDVILTPRASSNPRTLEAITLPMLGGHNVQNALAAITVAQEMGVDDGVIRKSLNAFAGVKRRFTKTGEANGVTVIDDYGHHPVEIAAVLAGARGACKGRIFAVVQPHRYSRLQALFEDFCTCFNDADTVIVSDVYAAGETPIIGIDRDELVDGIRAHGHRDVIALEAPENLAGLIKTMARPDDLVVCLGAGSITNWAQALPGELAGNDSEQNEGRS from the coding sequence ATGAAGGCACTCCCCCTTACCATTGGCACCATTCATTTTGTCGGCATCGGCGGCATCGGCATGAGTGGCATCGCCGAAATTCTTCACAATCTGGGCTACAAGGTTCAGGGTTCCGATGTTTCAGACAATCCCAACGTCGTCCGCCTTCGGGATATGGGAATTGTTGTTCATATTGGTCACGATGCCGATAACCTTGGGGAAACACAGGTTGTTGTTATTTCATCGGCCATTCCCCGCGACAACCCGGAACTGGAAGCCGCGCGCACGCGTTTGATCCCCATCGTGCGCCGCGCCGAAATGCTGGCCGAATTGATGCGCCTTAAATGGTCCATCGCCGTTGGGGGGACCCATGGCAAGACAACAACCACGTCCTTGATATCGGCCATTCTTGATGGAGCAGAACTTGATCCCACCGTGATCAATGGCGGCATTCTCAATGCCTATGGTTCCAATGCCCGGTTAGGTGAGGGGGAATGGATGGTGGTGGAAGCCGACGAATCGGATGGCACCTTTACCAAACTGCCCGCCACCATTGCAGTCGTCACCAACATTGATCCCGAACATCTGGATTTTTACGGTGATTTTGACACCCTGCGCACCGCCTTCGTTTCCTTTGTCCAAAACATCCCCTTCTATGGCTTTGCCGCATTGTGCATTGACCACGGCGAAGTTCAGGCCATGATCCCACGGGTCGCTGATCGCAGACTGATCACCTATGGCATGAGCCCCCAAGCCGATGTCCGGGCCGTTAATGTTCGGGGCGAAGCGGGCATGACCCATTTCGATGTCATCTTGACCCCTAGGGCATCATCGAATCCCCGCACCCTCGAAGCCATCACCCTGCCGATGCTGGGCGGGCACAATGTCCAGAATGCGCTGGCCGCCATCACCGTTGCCCAGGAAATGGGCGTTGATGATGGTGTTATTCGCAAATCGTTAAATGCCTTTGCCGGGGTTAAACGACGCTTCACCAAAACCGGCGAGGCCAATGGGGTCACCGTCATTGATGATTATGGCCACCATCCCGTAGAAATTGCTGCTGTTCTGGCAGGCGCGCGCGGTGCCTGTAAGGGCCGCATTTTTGCCGTGGTCCAGCCCCACCGGTACTCGCGACTGCAAGCGCTGTTCGAAGATTTCTGCACCTGCTTCAATGATGCCGACACCGTCATCGTTTCTGATGTTTATGCCGCAGGGGAAACCCCCATCATCGGCATTGACCGGGACGAACTGGTAGACGGCATCCGCGCCCACGGCCACCGCGACGTCATCGCCCTTGAAGCCCCTGAAAATTTAGCGGGCCTTATAAAAACCATGGCACGACCAGATGATCTGGTGGTCTGCCTGGGGGCAGGATCGATCACCAACTGGGCCCAAGCGCTGCCCGGTGAATTAGCTGGTAACGACAGCGAACAAAATGAGGGCCGATCATGA